A region of the Hirundo rustica isolate bHirRus1 chromosome 5, bHirRus1.pri.v3, whole genome shotgun sequence genome:
TCATTCCCGTCCTCCTCTGACTCCTCCACGGTGTCCTCTGTGGACTGGCTCTGGTCATCATCATCTTCCCTGGACTTGCTCAGTTCAGcctcttcttcttccctggACTCACTGTCAGGCGTGGACAGCACGCTCCTGTCCTCGGCAGAATCCCAgtcctcctgcccttcccaggtCTGGCTGTTGCTGTGCTCATTCAAGGTTCTCACCACCTCCGGGGTCTCCCCTGGCTCTTCATCTGACTGCTCATCGGTGCCCTCCCTGGACTCGCTGTCCTCATCCTCCCTGGAGGGGCtgtcctccccatccccatcctcttGGGAGTGGCTGGAGCTTTTTTCCTCTGACTGGCTGTCCTCAGGCTCCTCTGACTGACTGTTGTCCTCCACGGATGGGCTGTCTTCTCCAGAGTCGCCATCCTCCACCTCGGGGGACCTGCTGTCCCCCTCCTCCCAGCGGTGGGAGCCAGCCCCCTGGGCACTCTCCCAGCTGTTCCCCAGGGGGCCGGCGTGGCGCATCCTGTAGCTGCCGCCCGGGCCGTCGAAGACAGAGGGATCGTCCCCCTGCATGGCTTCGTCCTGGAAGTCGaagccctcctcctcctcctggctgctgctgctgcccgctCCGTGCCCGTAGGCGCGCCCGAAGCCGCGGTTCCCGTAGCGCCGGTGGTCCGCCGCGACGctctcgctgctgctgctgctgctgctgtcgccgcgcctcccgcccgccccggcaTCCCCGCGGCCGGCGTCGCCTTCCCCCGCCCCATCAGCGCCAGCCACGTAGGTAGGGCCTTCgcccctctcctcttccccgTTGGCGTCGAAGGTGTCATCGCCGCTGTCATCCTCCTCGTCCAGGAACGCGCCGCCGTGGGAGGGGAAGGCGTCGGCTGCGGCGCCGTAGCGCTCTCCGATGTGCCCATCGTCAGCGTCACGCGCGTCCGCCTCCTGTGGAGGTGACAAACACGTGAATGCAAAGCCGAGCGCGGCCTCGGCCAGTGCCGGGTTTGGGGCCAAGGGAGCTTTCCCTCCACTTTTCTCTCCACAAAAGGTTTCTCCCCACTCACTCACCAGGAAACCAAGGTCGTTCCCGTTGTGGGTGCCCGTGTCCTCGTGGTCCACCTGGTTCACGTGCTGAGCCTGCCCAGCTCGGCCTCCCACGTCCTGGCCACTGAGCTCACCCAGCTCCTCATCCACGGCATTCCCACCCGTCAGGTCCCTGGCAAGGGCATTTTCCCCTGTCTCTGGACCGGCAGGAGGATGTCTGCCGTCTCCTCCATCCAGGTGGTTGCCCAGCTTGCCGATGTAATCTTCATTTGTGGCATCCTGGAGGCAAAACATGAGACAGTGCTTTGGTTTATTAAACACCGACCACAGCACATTTACTGCTGTGGCAGGACCTCGCTCCCGAGCCGTGCTAGAGCTCaagccttttttatttcttgcacCTCAGCCCTGTAGTTATTTCTGCtgatacaaaataaaatgggaGCTACCAACAGAAGGGCAGCCCAGAAAAGCCCAAGCTGGGCTAGTTCAGAGCACAGGAGCTCCTTTTTCAGGGCCAGCACAGCAAAAGGTGTCAGGCGAACGGGGAACTTTCTCAGGGAAGCAAGTCAAAACAGGATGAAACCAAGGCAGCTTGAAAAGACTGAGCAGAGAGACAAAGCTCAAAGACCCATAGAAGTAGCAGATTCCTCCCAGGTTCCTGGTCCAAGAatgcctgcccagggctggctccCCATCCCAGACTTGCTCCCTGAggggctgctgcctgtgggaCAGGGGCACCTGTGGCTTACCTCCTGCAGGGCGCTGGGGTGGGTGGGTTCATGGCCAGGCACCTAAACACATCCAGGAGATATTTGATCAGTGATCAGTGTGccctggctgggcagagccaaggggtttggggtgggagtGGCAGGCCAGGGGGTACTTACAGGGTGAGCACAGGCCAcggcccagaggagcagcaccaggaacGCAGCCCTCATGTCAGTCGCGGTCTCTGTGGCTGCAACAAGGAATGAAATATATGCAGGCTAGAGCAAAGCCTTTGCATGTGCCTCTGGCTGGAACTTGGCCCCACAAATCCTTCCCAAATCCTTCCCAGTGCTCAGCTTGGCATGTCATCAAACAAGCCAGGGATTTGTCCTTGTGCCACCTCCTGGCACTTCCTGTGCAGAAACCTCCCTTTAGTTTGGGATTTGAAATACCCAGCCTTGTACTGGCAGATTTGTTATCTGAGCATCATTAAAGAGCAGGAAAGCGCTCCCGAGTTTCCTGTTCCCATAGTAATGTCACCCCCGGGCTGAGCTCGGCGGTGGTGGTGACAGGAGCCTCATGTGGGCAGCACTGTGAGACCAGGAGCTGCACCTCCCAGCTGGAGTGGTCCCCACAGCCACGTAAAATCTCCCACCATTCCAAAGCGGAGCATCCCGATGAGATAACCCCACAGAGAGCTGCATCTCCAGAGCCCTCTGGGTGGGCTGCAGTACTGCTGCCTGGCAGGCAGATAAAGCAGTGGGGgctttcctccagctctgctctcatttTCCAAGCATTTTCTTTAAGCAGCCCAGCGCCTCGTTCCTATGGGATCCGCTAACCACACTGAGCATCACCCCGCACCCAAAACACGCTGGAACCAGCACACGTCTGATTTCTTCCCTGACGAAGCAACACCTACATCCCACCGATGAGCCTCGTGCTTTCAACCAAAACCCGTGGGGAAATCTTCAACCCCCGTTCCCAAACGTTGCCATTTTCCCTCCAGGCAACGCCAGATCAACCCGAAGAAACCAAGACCTTTACCTCAAGGTGTGCTGCAAGCCCGAGTCTCGTGcggtgctggggatgggctgagCTGTCGGCCCGTGTTGGAATGCTCCCGGCTGCGTGTCCCAAGGTGCCGGGCGGGCATTTAACCGCTGGCcggtgccagccccagcccggggGCAGCCAATGGCACCGCCGGGCAGTGCCGCTGCGCATGGAGGTGTCGCCGGGAACTGGCCTCCCACGCTTCCTCTGGCCTCCGCCAGGACGCCGGCCCTAAAAAAAGCTCCTTGTGGTTGCAGGATGACGAGACGGGCTGGCAGTTAATGACGGACTGTGCCGGCCCCGTGTTTTGACTGCTAAATTTATCCCATTCACACACTTCCCGCCGTGACACGCGCAAACAACTACGGCGTCACCCACGCCGAGCGCTGGACCCCGTGCCGGGGACGGCATCCTCCGAAGCCGTGCGCTTGGGAGCAGAGtttgccctgtgccagggtgctGAAACCCACAGGGACCATTTCCCTGCCAGGTCTCAGCCTTGTCCTGTaccctggggcaggagcacaAACCCACCCTAGAAAGAGAGTACTTGTCTTACGTTCGTGCCCACACAGGCACTCGTgccaggaagaagggaaatgCTCAATGGAGGTGTACAGGGAGCATCCTACACTCTGCACCGAGTGTGGCATTCCAGtgctccttccagctgctggacAGGGAGAGGGtgaaacctctgctctggaaaactCGGGCCACAATACGTGCCATGGGGTCGTGGACAGGGCTGCAGCTTTGCTGGCATTCACAGGAGATGCTGGCACTGTGAAATAAATGACTGAAGGAAACTTGGGCAGGGTCAGGACTGAGCAAGAGCTCTGtaaactgcagcttttctgaATTTGCTCAGGCTGTAGGAAACAGCATCCA
Encoded here:
- the LOC120753229 gene encoding dentin matrix acidic phosphoprotein 1-like, yielding MRAAFLVLLLWAVACAHPVPGHEPTHPSALQEDATNEDYIGKLGNHLDGGDGRHPPAGPETGENALARDLTGGNAVDEELGELSGQDVGGRAGQAQHVNQVDHEDTGTHNGNDLGFLEADARDADDGHIGERYGAAADAFPSHGGAFLDEEDDSGDDTFDANGEEERGEGPTYVAGADGAGEGDAGRGDAGAGGRRGDSSSSSSSESVAADHRRYGNRGFGRAYGHGAGSSSSQEEEEGFDFQDEAMQGDDPSVFDGPGGSYRMRHAGPLGNSWESAQGAGSHRWEEGDSRSPEVEDGDSGEDSPSVEDNSQSEEPEDSQSEEKSSSHSQEDGDGEDSPSREDEDSESREGTDEQSDEEPGETPEVVRTLNEHSNSQTWEGQEDWDSAEDRSVLSTPDSESREEEEAELSKSREDDDDQSQSTEDTVEESEEDGNDSVPSTSAESPESPEDDSSPEDNTGEDSRSTESDNSESQEDDDDVESHSQEDATRESSSHGDDSSLQSPESGGRKRRLGALRHRPAADYDDNDCQDGY